From one Perca flavescens isolate YP-PL-M2 chromosome 4, PFLA_1.0, whole genome shotgun sequence genomic stretch:
- the grm2a gene encoding metabotropic glutamate receptor 2 translates to MSLGKSPVLGVRPVPRPLWLSHLSLLCLCVSLFAQAPQGLPVVGYNTDSKREITLEGDLMIGGLFPVHQKGEGAEDCGKINAQRGIQRLEAMLLALDEINKDERILPGIRLGAHILDTCSKDTYALEQSLEFVRASLTKVDDSEYTCPDGSYAIHDDVPLAISGVIGGSYSDVSIQVANLLRLFQIPQISYASTSAKLSDKTRYDYFARTVPPDFYQAKAMAEILRYFNWTYVSTVASEGDYGETGIDAFQQEARAHQICIATSAKVGRSMSRWSYENVIRSLQQKSNAKVVILFTRSEDARELLVAANRMNVTFTWVASDGWGAQESVVRGSEAVADGAFTIELASYPIPQFNDYFTALHPYNNTRNPWFREFWENQFQCSLHDLGCGKHSLRETPFQPESKIMFVVNAVYAIANAIHNMRQALCPNSTKVCEALKPGNGRKFYRDYILKVKFEAPFRPPDTENEVRFDAYGDSLGRYNIFHYHKEDGRYVYRKVGYWAQSLTLNTSRIPWAGQVVPTSQCSDPCRKNEVKSMQPGDVCCWICIPCQPYQYLQDEFTCADCSFGQWPLANLTGCYDLPEEYIRWEDAWAIGPVTISFLGMMCTLFVIGLFLKHNETPVVKASGRELSYILLLGVLMCYSMTFIYIAKPSTAVCTLRRLGLGTSFAVCYSALLTKTNRIARIFSGVKDGAQRPRFISPASQVAICGALISCQLVVVVVWLLVETPGVRKEVSPERRDVVTLKCNSKDSSMLMSLTYNCILIILCTVYAFKTRKCPENFNEAKFIGFTMYTTCIIWLAFQPIFYVTASDYRVQTTTMCISVSLSGSVVLGCLFAPKVHIILFQPQKNVSTLRVATTRFSVTTGPGSSFSQASASNVVPTVCNGREVVDSTTSSL, encoded by the exons ATGTCATTGGGGAAATCACCTGTGTTGGGGGTGCGTCCTGTGCCCCGACCCCTCTGGCTGTCCCACCTCAGCCTGCTGTGcttatgtgtgtctctctttgccCAGGCCCCCCAGGGTTTGCCTGTGGTAGGTTATAACACTGACTCCAAGAGGGAGATCACACTGGAAGGAGATTTGATGATTGGCGGCCTGTTCCCTGTGCACCAGAAGGGTGAGGGAGCCGAGGACTGTGGGAAGATCAATGCTCAGAGAGGGATCCAGCGACTGGAGGCCATGCTGCTGGCACTAGATGAAATCAACAAGGATGAGCGCATCCTGCCTGGGATCAGACTGGGAGCTCACATACTGGACACTTGCTCTAAGGACACCTACGCTCTAGAGCAGTCTCTGGAGTTTGTCAGGGCCTCCCTCACCAAAGTGGATGACAGTGAGTACACGTGCCCCGACGGCTCCTACGCCATCCATGACGACGTCCCTCTGGCTATCTCTGGGGTCATTGGAGGCTCCTACAGTGATGTCTCCATTCAG GTGGCCAACCTTCTGCGACTCTTCCAAATCCCTCAGATCAGCTATGCTTCCACCAGTGCCAAGCTCAGTGACAAGACCCGCTATGACTACTTTGCCCGCACTGTGCCCCCGGATTTCTACCAGGCCAAGGCCATGGCAGAGATCCTGCGTTACTTCAACTGGACGTACGTATCGACGGTGGCATCAGAAGGTGACTATGGTGAGACTGGCATTGACGCCTTCCAGCAGGAGGCTCGTGCCCACCAGATCTGCATTGCCACTTCAGCCAAGGTGGGCCGCTCAATGAGCCGCTGGAGTTATGAGAATGTGATCCGCTCCTTGCAGCAGAAGTCCAACGCCAAGGTGGTCATCCTGTTCACACGCAGCGAAGACGCCCGCGAGCTGCTAGTGGCAGCCAACCGCATGAACGTCACCTTCACCTGGGTGGCCAGTGATGGCTGGGGCGCGCAGGAAAGTGTGGTGAGAGGCAGTGAGGCTGTGGCTGACGGGGCATTCACCATCGAACTAGCTTCCTATCCGATCCCCCAGTTTAATGACTACTTCACTGCCCTGCACCCGTACAACAACACCAGGAATCCCTGGTTCAGAGAGTTTTGGGAAAACCAGTTCCAGTGCAGCCTCCATGATCTGGGATGTGGGAAGCACTCACTCCGCGAGACTCCGTTTCAGCCAGAATCCAAGATCATGTTTGTAGTGAATGCAGTCTATGCGATAGCTAATGCCATACATAACATGAGGCAGGCCTTATGCCCCAACTCCACCAAGGTGTGTGAGGCTCTTAAACCTGGCAATGGCAGAAAGTTTTACAGGGACTACATTCTCAAGGTCAAGTTTGAGG CACCATTTCGCCCACCAGACACAGAGAATGAAGTCCGCTTCGATGCCTACGGGGACAGCCTTGGTCGTTACAACATTTTCCACTACCACAAAGAAGATGGACGCTATGTCTACCGTAAGGTCGGCTACTGGGCTCAGAGCCTGACCCTGAACACAAGCCGGATCCCCTGGGCTGGCCAGGTTGTGCCAACCTCCCAGTGTAGTGACCCCTGCAGGAAGAACGAGGTGAAGAGTATGCAGCCTGGAGATGTGTGCTGCTGGATCTGTATCCCCTGTCAACCCTACCAGTATTTGCAGGATGAATTCACCTGTGCTGACTGCAGCTTTGGACAGTGGCCCCTGGCCAACCTGACAGGCTGTTATGATCTGCCTGAGGAGTACATCCGCTGGGAAGATGCCTGGGCCATTGGACCCGTCACCATATCCTTTCTAGGGATGATGTGTACGCTCTTTGTCATTGGGCTCTTCCTTAAACACAATGAGACACCCGTGGTGAAGGCCAGTGGCCGTGAGCTCTCCTACATTCTTCTGCTGGGAGTGTTGATGTGTTATAGCATGACCTTCATCTACATTGCCAAACCGTCCACGGCAGTTTGTACACTGCGTCGGCTAGGTTTAGGCACCTCATTTGCTGTGTGCTACTCAGCCCTCCTGACCAAGACCAATCGCATCGCTCGGATCTTCAGTGGGGTGAAGGATGGAGCGCAGCGGCCTCGATTTATCAGCCCAGCCTCCCAGGTTGCCATCTGTGGTGCTCTGATCTCCTGCcagctggtggtggtggtggtctgGCTGCTGGTGGAAACCCCTGGGGTGAGAAAGGAAGTGAGCCCGGAGAGGAGAGACGTGGTCACCCTCAAGTGTAACAGCAAGGACTCCAGTATGCTCATGTCTCTCACCTACAACTGCATCCTCATCATCCTCTGCACAGTCTATGCCTTCAAGACCCGCAAATGCCCAGAGAACTTCAACGAGGCCAAGTTCATCGGGTTCACCATGTACACCACCTGCATCATCTGGCTGGCTTTCCAGCCTATTTTCTACGTTACTGCCAGTGACTACAGG GTGCAGACAACAACCATGTGCATTTCTGTCAGTCTGAGTGGGTCGGTGGTGTTGGGCTGCCTCTTCGCTCCCAAGGTCCACATCATCCTGTTCCAGCCGCAGAAGAATGTCAGCACTCTCAGAGTGGCCACCACCCGCTTCAGCGTCACCACTGGCCCAGGCTCCAGTTTCTCTCAAG CATCAGCCTCCAATGTTGTTCCAACAGTGTGTAATGGTCGAGAGGTGGTGGACTCCACAACGTCCTCCTTGTGA